The proteins below are encoded in one region of Lactuca sativa cultivar Salinas chromosome 3, Lsat_Salinas_v11, whole genome shotgun sequence:
- the LOC111894273 gene encoding RING-H2 finger protein ATL22: MEKITIPLFFYLFLFKSISGADDCVPTSCSPTGPQVRFPFRIRGRQPSHCGFPGFDLSCNKRNRTILHLTSSRSYIVNRISYGAQIIYIDPEFCRPKRIGDFRLTGTPFDFSSVRSYNFYNCSLQKSTYMFPAVALPCLDSGNHSVIAVRTGLIPEGETPENCKDIATISVPIRWYGHIREELELMWFTPFCGPCEIEGRMCGLRNGNGETTCFGSPVGIQRNAKYGLSIGIGISILICILGIVCYTATKARDYGRSRHQNLDIFSITISPRPQSATGLDLSTIESYTKTVLGESCRLPKEDDACPICLADYKPREALRTIPECNHYFHVECIDEWLRLHATCPMCRNSPQKFIFG, from the exons ATGGAGAAGATAACTATACCGCTGTTCTTCTATTTGTTCTTGTTCAAATCTATCTCCGGCGCCGATGACTGCGTTCCAACTTCCTGCAGCCCCACCGGACCTCAGGTACGTTTCCCTTTCCGTATCCGGGGTCGACAACCATCCCACTGCGGATTCCCTGGCTTCGATCTCTCATGCAATAAACGGAATCGAACAATCCTTCACCTAACGTCCTCCAGGTCATACATCGTCAACAGAATTTCATACGGTGCCCAG ATCATCTACATTGACCCTGAGTTCTGCCGACCTAAACGAATCGGAGATTTCCGTCTAACTGGAACGCCTTTCGATTTCAGCAGCGTGAGAAGCTATAACTTTTACAACTGTTCTTTGCAGAAGTCCACTTACATGTTTCCGGCGGTGGCGTTACCGTGCCTGGACAGCGGGAATCATTCCGTAATCGCTGTGAGGACTGGACTGATTCCTGAAGGAGAGACGCCGGAAAACTGCAAGGACATAGCGACGATCTCTGTTCCGATTCGGTGGTACGGGCATATTAGGGAAGAACTGGAGTTGATGTGGTTTACACCGTTTTGTGGACCCTGTGAGATTGAAGGTAGAATGTGTGGCCTCAGGAATGGTAATGGAGAAACTACTTGCTTTGGTTCTCCCGTCG ggATTCAAAGGAATGCTAAGTATGGATTGAGCATAGGCATTGGTATATCGATATTGATATGCATATTGGGGATTGTGTGCTACACAGCTACCAAAGCAAGAGACTACGGTAGAAGTAGGCACCAAAATCTTGACATATTTTCAATCACGATCTCGCCACGGCCACAATCCGCAACAGGCTTAGATTTGTCCACAATCGAGTCTTACACAAAGACTGTGCTCGGAGAGAGTTGCAGACTGCCTAAGGAAGATGACGCATGCCCAATATGTCTTGCGGACTACAAACCTAGAGAGGCGTTGAGGACGATCCCCGAATGTAATCATTATTTTCATGTTGAATGCATAGACGAGTGGCTTCGATTGCATGCAACTTGTCCAATGTGTAGGAATTCACCCCAAAAGTTCATATTTGGTTAG